In Silene latifolia isolate original U9 population chromosome X, ASM4854445v1, whole genome shotgun sequence, the following proteins share a genomic window:
- the LOC141619992 gene encoding uncharacterized protein LOC141619992, whose protein sequence is MNEERKFSKFLDMLKKLEVSLPFTEVVTQMPLYTKFLKDVLTKKRSIRGDGLVSLRGECSAILLNPMLEKLQDPGSFSIPCTVGNVSIKRELCDLGASVSILPLPIARKVELHDMIPTSMTLQLVDRSVQRPMGVIKDVPVKVGNFYIPTDFVVLDIPEDQQTPIILGRPFLPTRDVNISVKEGKLTFKVGGNVVEFSLTGAMSQPMF, encoded by the coding sequence ATGAATGAGGAGAGGAAATTCTCCAAATTTTTGGACATGTTGAAGAAGCTTGAAGTTTCATTACCTTTCACCGAGGTAGTGACACAAATGCCCCTCTACACAAAATTCTTGAAGGATGTGTTGACCAAGAAGAGAAGCATTAGAGGAGATGGTTTAGTGTCTCTTAGGGGGGAATGTAGTGCAATCTTACTCAATCCCATGCTGGAGAAACTacaagatccgggtagtttttccatCCCTTGCACGGTGGGCAATGTGAGCATTAAGAGGGAACTTTGTGATCTTGGTGCTAGTGTTAGCATACTACCTCTTCCCATTGCGAGGAAAGTTGAGTTACATGACATGATTCCCACCTCCATGACATTACAACTTGTCGATAGATCGGTACAAAGACCGATGGGTGTGATTAAAGACGTGCCGGTTAAGGTTGGCAACTTCTATATCCCGACGGATTTCGTAGTGCTTGACATCCCGGAGGATCAACAAACGCctattatactaggaagaccattcctaccAACCAGAGATGTTAATATTAGTGTCAAGGAGGGGAAACTCACCTTCAAGGTGGGAGGGAATGTAGTTGAATTCTCTTTGACCGGAGCCATGTCACAACCTATGTTTTAA